CAGGCAGACCATTTTTTCAATACATTCCCCAATGTGTCGATGACCATAATGCCATCTCCCCCCAACGTATCCGTCTCCATTTTACCATTGACTGGAATCGTTGCCACTTTCTTCGGGCGGTACAATGTATGTATATGATGATCCTCATCCATTAATATATCATGATGAATCACTTGATAATCTTTCTCTTTTTCGACCTTATCCAAGTCAAGACGCCACATCGTTTCACCCGTTAGCGACACTTCCGCCAATCCGGTTCCACCGGCAAACCCGATCGAACCGCGACGCATCGGTTTTTTATGTTCATCGTTGCGTACTTGTTCAGGTGTCATCACATAATCATCAACAAAGTCTTTTACAAAGGGACGCAGCATCGCCAGGAAAGTTCCCCGTGGTGTAAGAGAAACTGCACGCACGCCAATATCATCCACTTGCCAATACCAACGAACTTCGCCTTCGTTGTCAATCAGCATCATATAGCCGGGCAAGCGTCCAAAACAAAGTAATATCATTCCATCTCCTAAAGCGGTTTTATCATGAGGTCGTTTATCTGTAAACCAACGGTTGACCAACCAGGACGATTGTTCACGGGTTTTAAAGGTCAGCTCTTTAGAATGCTGTTGAAATAGGTTATCTATGATTACCTGATAAGCATATTCTGTATTTGCTTTCAGAAGCAACAAATCAATATGATGAAGCGTATCGGCTGGAGAAGTACGCGTACGATACGATTTCCCGGTGCTTTTATCAGTATATTCCACATACACCGGTGCAGGTTTGGCCAACGATACATCCACTCTATTATACATAGCCGTATTACGCGGCGAAGTCAGCGTAACAGCAAGCAAGCTATTCCGTGTGTTCCAATAGAGAAATGCGGACACTCCGCATACTAAGACAATTACAAAACTTATCAAACACCTCATATCAACACAGATTAATTTAGTAAGAAAAAAGAAGGGAGTGCCACCTATTCGACAGCACACCCTCTCCAGTGTTTTATTATGGTAAACGAGAAGCGTTCTCGGCTGCCATTTTTGAATTTAATTGCGCATCATTCAACGGGTACGGGAAATAGCGCAAGCTAGGTGTCACATTCGTCGGCTGGGCAATACCCAGTTTTTTCAGATGTGCATTAACCACCTCTTCATACTTACCGAAACGGATCAAGTCTGCACGACGCTGAAATTCGAACA
This is a stretch of genomic DNA from Parabacteroides chongii. It encodes these proteins:
- a CDS encoding aryl-sulfate sulfotransferase; the protein is MRCLISFVIVLVCGVSAFLYWNTRNSLLAVTLTSPRNTAMYNRVDVSLAKPAPVYVEYTDKSTGKSYRTRTSPADTLHHIDLLLLKANTEYAYQVIIDNLFQQHSKELTFKTREQSSWLVNRWFTDKRPHDKTALGDGMILLCFGRLPGYMMLIDNEGEVRWYWQVDDIGVRAVSLTPRGTFLAMLRPFVKDFVDDYVMTPEQVRNDEHKKPMRRGSIGFAGGTGLAEVSLTGETMWRLDLDKVEKEKDYQVIHHDILMDEDHHIHTLYRPKKVATIPVNGKMETDTLGGDGIMVIDTLGNVLKKWSAWDVWDIEKDPYIAEYRYDRFHINGLCFDKDGNYLLSAPIEDQIWKVDAQSGELVWRFGRDGDFQMDTTAYFSFQHSPYIMENGDLMLFDNGLHNQRSGGKAFRLDEENRTAETTINALLPADKYTSRMGNVSMLPNGNLLQCSSKTGSVMVTDKEGKVLWESILHFAPYRAVYVPVETWDKYFKEIK